GGCATGCCGCTCACCGCGGCGCCACGCATCGAGGAGCTCGTCATGCTGGCCGACGTCGTCAAGGTCTCCGACGAGGACCTCGCCTGGCTCTACCCGCACCGCAGCCCCGATGTGAGCGCCGGGCTGTGGCAGAAGCGCCAGGGCGGCATCGTCGTCATGACGCGCGGCGGTGAGGGCGCTGTCGCCTGGTACCCGGGAGGCACGGTCGAGGTGGCCGCTCCTCCGACGGAGGTCGCCGACACGGTCGGTGCCGGCGACTCGTTCATGGGTGCGCTCATCGACGGCCTGTGGTCCGCCGACCTGCTCGGCGGTGCACGCCGCGCCGCGCTCAGGGCGGTCGACGCGGCCACTCTCACGGCGGTGCTCGAGCGCTGCACGAAGGTCGCCGCGATCACCGTGTCCCGCCCGGGAGCCAACCCGCCGCGGCTCGACGAGCTCGACTGAGGCACACGTCGCGGCGGCACGGCTGGAATGTGGACGCGCGCTGCGAGACCGACGGACGCGACGCATGATGTCCACCATGAGCAACCGCATCGACGGCACGGCCGCATCCTCCTCCGTGACCGGCCCGATCTCGACCCCCGCCGAGGCATGGGCTGCGCTCCGGGACGGCAACCAGCGCTTCGTCCGGGACGAGATGGCGCACCCCTCGCAGGGCGCCGGCAGGCGGCAGGAGCTCGCCGTCGCGCAGAACCCGTTCGCCGTGATCTTCGGGTGCTCCGACTCACGTGTCGCCGCCGAGATCATCTTCGACCAGGGGCTCGGCGACACGTTCGTCGTGCGGACGGCCGGGCACGTCCTCGACACGACCGTCATCGGCTCGATCGAGTACGGGATCGGTGTGCTCGACTCGCGCCTCGTCGTCGTGCTCGCCCACGACTCGTGCGGCGCCGTCGCGGCGGCAGCCCACACCCTCGCGACGGGCGAGCAGGCCACGGGATTCGTCCGCGCGGTCGTCGACCGGGTCATCCCGTCGATCGTCAACGTCACGAGCCGCGGCGAGGACGTGCGCGACGAGAACATGCTCCGTCGCGAGCACGTCCGTCACACCGTCGACCAGCTCTACGGGTACTCCGCGGCGATCCGAGCGGCGGTCGACGACGGCTACGTCGCGATCGTCGGCGTCGAGTACACGCTCGCGGACGGTCGCGCGACGCTCCTCGAGGTCAAGGGCGACGTCGGCGAGAAGCCGGTCGCCGCCTGACACCACCACCCGGCGTGACCCAGGTCACACCCGATCCCTGTCGTGCCGTCACGGCGCACACACGGCCCGCGGTGCGGCACGATGGGACCATGACTGACAACGCCGTCGGCAGCACGCCGAACTCGCAAGAATTCCGCATCGAGCACGACACGATGGGCGAGGTGCGCGTGCCTGCCGCCGCGCTCTACCGCGCCCAGACCCAGCGCGCCGTCGAGAACTTCCCGATCTCCGGCTCGCGCCTCGAGCGCGGGCACATCGAGGCCCTCGCCCGCGTCAAGAAGGCCGCCGCCCGCGCGAACGCTGAGCTGGGCGTCCTCGACCAGGACGTCGCCGACGCGATCGTCGCGGCCGCCGACGCCGTCGCCTCGGGAGAGCACGACGACCACTTCCCCGTGGACGTCTACCAGACCGGCTCGGGCACGTCGTCGAACATGAACACCAACGAGGTCCTCGCGACGCTCGCGAGCCGCTCGCTCGGCCGCGAGGTCCACCCGAACGACCACGTCAACGCGTCGCAGTCGTCGAACGACGTCTTTCCGACGTCGGTGCACGTCGCCGCGACCGCGGGCGTCGTCCGCGACCTGATCCCCGCTCTCGAGCACCTCGCCGACGCGCTCGGCGCGAAGGCCGAGGAGTTCGCGACCGTCGTGAAGTCCGGCCGCACGCACCTCATGGACGCGACCCCGGTCACGCTCGGCCAGGAGTTCGGCGGCTACGCCGCCGCCGTCCGCTACGGCGTCGAGCGCCTGCAGTCAGCGCTCCCCCGCGCGGCCGAGGTCCCGCTCGGCGGCACCGCCGTCGGGACCGGCATCAACACGCCCGCAGGCTTCCCGCAGCGGGTCATCGAGCTGCTCGTCGAGGACACGGCCCTGCCGCTGACCGAGGCGCGCGACCACTTCGAGGCGCAGTCCTCGCGCGACGGCCTCGTCGAGCTGTCCGGCGCCCTGCGCACGATCGCCGTGTCGCTCACGAAGATCTGCAACGACCTGCGCTGGATGGGCTCCGGCCCCAACACGGGCCTCGGCGAGATCTTCATCCCGGACCTCCAGCCGGGCTCGTCGATCATGCCGGGCAAGGTCAACCCGGTCGTCCCCGAGGCGGTCCTCATGGTCGCCGCGCGCGTCGTCGGCAACGACGCGACCGTCGCGTGGGCGGGCGCGAGCGGCTCGTTCGAGCTCAACGTCCAGATCCCCGTGATCGCCTCGGCCGTGCTCGAGTCGATCCGTCTGCTGTCGACGTCGTCGCGCGTCCTCGCCGACCGCACCGTCGCGGGCATCACCGCGAACGTCGAGCGCGCCCGCGCGCTCGCCGAGTCCTCGCCGTCGATCGTCACGCCGCTCAACCGCGTGATCGGCTACGAGGCCGCTGCCAAGGTCGCGAAGCACTCGGTGAAGAAGGGCATCACCGTCCGCGAGGCGGTCGTCGAGCTCGGCTTCGTCGATCGTGGCGACGTCACCGAGGAGCAGCTCGACAGCGCTCTCGACGTGCTGTCGATGACGCGCCCGCCGCAGGCCTGACGCCTACGAGAGAGGGCCCGTCGGCGATGCCGACGGGCCCTCTCTCGTGTCTCTGGCGCCGAGAACTCAGCGCGGCGAGCGGCTCATGAGGAGGCTCGCGAGGAGGCCCGTCACGAGCACGGCGACCGTGAGCAGGAGCGTCTGGGAGACGGCGGTGCTGAAACCGGCGTGGACCGCCGTGAGCGCGGCCTCGCGCACCTGCTCCACGAGGTCGGCCGGTACGGACTCGGGCAGGGTGAGCCCGCTCGCGCCGCCGCCGGAGAACGCGGAGCCGTTCGACGACGCGAACGCCTCGACGAACGGTGCTCGCGCCTCCTCGGGGAGCTGTGCCGCGACGTCGGCCGCCGCCGCGGGCACCTCGACACCGAGGCGGGACGTGAGCATCGCGACGATCGCCGCAGAGCCGAGGACGCCGCCGACCTGACGGTTCATGTTGAACGCGCCCGCGCCGGCGCCCGCGGTCGAGCGGTCGAGGCCCGAGGTCGCGAGGTTGGCCAGCGGAGAGAACAGCAGGCCCGTGCCGATGCCGAAGACCGTCATCGGCGGGAAGAACTGCCACATCGACGCGTCCGGCGAGACCACGAGCGTGAGCCAGAAGACCGAGCCCGCGAGGAACGTGAAGCCGCTAGCGACGACCCACTTGCCGGGGATGCGGTCCGAGAGCCGCCCCGCGAACGGCGCGACGACGCCGGACACGAGCGAGCCGGGCAGGTTCACCATCGCCGCCATGAGCGGGGACAAGCCGAGGACCTGCTGCAGGATCAGCGTGAGCGGGAAGAAGATGCCGATCATCGCGAACGACGAGACAGCGCCTGCGACGTTGGCAAGGGTGAAGTTGCGGTGCGTGAAGAGCGTGAGGGGCAGGAGCGCGTCGGCGCCCCGGCGCTTCTGCCACAGCAGGAACGCGCCCGTGACGAGCACGCCGAGCCCGATCATCCGCCAGACGGTGATCGGGCCGACGACCTGGCCCCACTCGAAGGTCTCCCCCTCCTGGAGCCCGAAGATCAGGAGGAACAGGCCGACGACGGAGAGCACGACGCCGGGCAGGTCGAGGCTGCGGGTGTGCGTCTCGAGGCGGGGCAGGCGCGTGACGGCGAGCCACAGGGCGACGGCGCCGATCGGGACGTTGACGAAGAAGATCCACTCCCAGCCGATCGTCTCGACGAAGATGCCGCCGAGCACGGGGCCGGCGATCGTCGCGACGCCGGCGGTCGCGCCCCACAGGCCGAGCGCTGCGCCGCGGCGCGCTGGCGGGAAGACGCGCGTGATCATGGCCATCGTCTGCGGCGTCATGAGGGCGGACCCGATGCCCTGGACGGCCCTCGCGACGATGAGCGTCTCGACGGACCCGGCGAGGCCGCACGCGATCGAGGAGAGGGTGAAGACCACGAGACCGGAGACGAACATCGTCTTCGCTCCGTAGCGGTCGCCGAGCCGTCCCGTGACGAGCAGGAGCACGGCGAACGTGAGGAGGTAGGCGCTGTTGACCCAGCCGACCGCCGTGAGCGAGGTCTGGAAGGTCGCGACGAGGGTCGGGACGGCGATGTTGACGATGGTCGTGTCGACCATGATGACGAAGAAGCCCAGGCAGAGCGGCGGCAGGATGCTCCACGGGCTGCGCCCGCCGAGGTCGACGAGAGGGGCGTCAGCAGCCCGCCCAGGGCTCGTGGCGGAGGCCGTCGGGGCGGACGGCTCGTGCGTGGGTTCGCTGGTCACGCCCCACGTTAAGCACGCCACGTCATCAACCCCAACTGGAGCAGCGGGGGTGTCCGCCCGCCCCGCCGATCTTCGGGCACGTGAGCGGGCACGACCCATCGCCGAAGCCAATCCCGCATAGCGGACGAAAGCGGCTGAGTCGTGGACACCGTGAGAGCGCTCTCATACCGTCCCGCTCCATGACGACCCAGACCCTGGCCACCCGGCCGTCCGACCCCTCGATCCCCTACCCCGCCCTCCACCACGACGGCGACCACACCTGGAAGCCCGAGTCGCGGATCGGCGGCATCGCCGTCGGCGCGCTCTTGTCGGTCGCCTTCATCGGCGCGAGCATCTGGCTCCAGCTCATCTCCGACGTCCAGTACGAGATCACGTTCAACAAGATCGTCACGATCCCGGCGGTCGCCTTCACCGGCGTCGGTGCGGTCGTCAGCCTCATCGTGCTCGCGGCAGCCTTCCGCCCGCACGCCCCCTGGTTCCAGGACTGGTCCTACCTCGAGGTCCTCGAGGAGCAGGACGGCCTGCGCATCTTCGCCGGCCGCCTCGGCAAGGACCACGAGGGCGTCCTCGTGCGCAGCGGCGAGTCCGTGCAGATCGCCGGCAGCCGCGGCGAGGAGCTGGACGAGGCCGAGCTCACCGTCAAGGCCCCGGCCGGCTCGCTGACGGTCGACGTCGACGTCTTCCTCAGCACGATCGACGCCAAGCCCCTCGCGGCAGCCGCGGAGCGCTACGGCATCACGCTCGTCTACACGGGCGTCGCCACCGAGATCCCCGCTGCCACAGCCTGACCACCACCGGACGACGAAGGGCGCCCCGACCTGGTCGGGGCGCCCTTCGTCAGACTCCTGAGCGTGCGGCCAGACGGCCGCCACGCTCAGCGGCGGGGTTCAGCTCCAGCGCGTGAGGACGTTGCCGTCCTTGTCCGAGAACTTGCCGACGAGCATGAGGATCAGATCGACGATCGTCCAGATGCCGAAGCCACCGACAGTCAGGATCATCAGCACGGCCGTGCCGATCTTGCCGACGTAGAAGCGGTGCGCACCGAGGAAGCCGAAGAAGAAGGCGAGGAGGAAGGCAGGCAGGAGGAGCTTCTCGCTCGACGCGGCCGCACCCTGGTAAGGAGCAGTCATGGGAGTGCCTTTCGGTAGGGGCCGCGACGCGGTCCGGTCGCGGTGTGCCGAGTGACCGGCTGCGAAAGGCTAGCGAAACCGACCTCGCGGAGCGGCCCCTTTCCGCACCCGACGCCACGATTCACCCGGGAACCGACGTTGCGGGGCGCATCACATGGGTGGATACCCCTAGACCCTGTCCATCAGCTGGACCAGCCTCGCTGGTCACAGCGGTAAGCACCTCACGAAGGCGAAGTCCTCCCGGACCCTCAAGGTCCGCTGAGCGCAGAGCCCGCGCAGACGATGGCCCGCCGCCCATCGGGGCGGCGGGCCGTCGCGTGATTCAGAGGTCGATGCCTTCGAGGATCTCGGTGACGAGCGCCGCGACGGGCGACCGCTCCGACCGGTTGAGGGTCACGTGCGCGAACAGCGGGTGGCCCTTGAGCTTCTCGATGACGGCGGCGACGCCGTCGTGCCGCCCGACGCGCAGGTTGTCGCGCTGCGCGACGTCGTGAGTGAGGACGACGCGGGAGTTCTGGCCGATGCGCGACAGCACCGTGAGCAGGACGCCCCGCTCGAGGGACTGCGCCTCGTCGACGATGACGAACGCGTCGTGCAGCGAGCGGCCGCGGATGTGCGTGAGCGGCAGCACCTCGAGCATGTCGCGCGCCATGACCTCCTCGACGACCTCGCGCGCGACGACCGCGCCGAGCGTGTCGAACACGGCCTCCGCCCAGGGGTTCATCTTCTCGGCCTCGGTGCCGGGCAGGTAGCCGAGCTCCTGCCCCCCGACCGCGTAGAGCGGGCGGAACACCATGATCTTGCGGTGCTGGCGCCGCTCGAGGACCGCTTCGAGACCTGCGCACAGGGCGAGCGCCGACTTGCCCGTGCCTGCACGCCCACCGAGCGACACGATGCCGACGGACTCGTCCATGAGGAGGTCGATCGCGACGCGCTGCTCGGCGCTGCGCCCGCGGATCCCGAAGACCTCCTGGTCGCCACGCACGAGCTGGACGTGCTTGTCGGCGGTGACGCGGCCGAGGGCGGAGCCGCGCGGCGAGTGCATGACGACGCCGGTGTTGACCACGAGGTGCTCGGGCTGGCTCACCGAGGTGAGGTCGAGGTCGGCGAGCTGGACGGACTCGGCCTCCCAGAGGGCGGCCATCTGGTCGGCGTCGACGTCGATCTCCGCCATGCCCGTCCAGCCCGTGTCGAGGACGAGCTCGTGGCGGTACTCCTCGGCGGTCAGGCCGACGGCAGACGCCTTGACGCGCATCGGCAGGTCCTTGGAGACGACGGTGACGTCGTGGCCCTCGGCGCCGAGGTTCGCGGCGACGGCGAGGATACGCGAGTCGTTGTCGCCGAGGCGGAAGCCTGCGGGGAGCACCTCGGGCGAGACGTGGTTGAGCTCGACGCGGAGCGTCCCGCCGAGGTCGCCGACGGGGATCGGAGCGTCGAGCCCGCCGTGCTCGACGCGCAGCTCGTCGAGCAGGCGCAGGGCGCTGCGCGCGAAGTAGCCGAGCTCGGGGTGGTGCCGTTTCGCCTCGAGCTCGGTGATGACGACGATCGGCAGGACGACGTCGTGCTCGGCGAAGCGCAGCACGGCGCGCGGGTCGGAGAGGAGGACGGACGTGTCGACGACGAACGTGCGGCGCGCGTCACCGGGCGGCGGTGCCCCTGTCGCCTCGCGCGGTGCGCGTCGTACGGTCGGGGGTCGCGTGCTCGGATCGGTCATGGCCGGCTCCCGTGGTGCGGGACGACGGTGTGTCGTCCGTCACAGGACAAACTACGCCCGTGTGATTCATCTGGCGAGGGCGCCACGTAACCATCAGGTGAACTCTGCGCCGTTCCCCCGCCGCGACCCGCTCACTAGGCTCGACGACATGGCAGAGCTGCACGACCTCACCGCCCTCGAGCTCGCCGCGGAGATCCGCGACGGCGAGACCTCCCCCACCGACGTCGTGCGGCACGCGCTCGACCGCGCCGAGCGGCTCGGGCCGCAGGTCGGGGCGTACGTGACCCTCGCACCCGAGCGCGCGCTCGCGGAGGCCCGCGAGGCCGAGGCGCTCCTGCGCGCCGCGACCGACGTCGACGCGCTGCCTCCCCTGCTCGGCGTGCCGTGCCCGGTCAAGGACCTCAACGCCGTCGCGGGCGTCCCGATGTCCGCGGGCTCGCGCGCGCTCGACGGCTACGTCCCCGAGCACGACGACGGGATCGTCACCCTCCTCAACCAGGCGGGCACGATCATGCTCGGCAAGACGACGACGCCCGAGCTCGGCCTGCCCTGCTACACCGAGCCCGACGGTCAGGACCCTGCCCGCACGCCGTGGGACCTCACGCGGTCGGCTGGCGGCTCGTCAGGCGGGGCTGCGGCCGCGGTCGCGGCGCGGCTCGTGCCGGTCGCGCAGGGCAGCGACGGGGGCGGTTCGATCCGCATCCCCGCGAGCGCGTGCGGGCTCGTGGGGCTCAAGCCGAGCCGCGGACGGATCAGCCCGGGTCCGTACGGCCTCGACGGCGCGGGGCTTGCGACGCTCGGCTTCCTCACGCGCGACGTGCGGGACACGGCGGCCCTGCTGGACGTGGCGGCGCGGCCGTGGCCGGGTGACACGTTCGAGCTTCCGCCGGCGGCTCAGCCGTTCCTCGAGGCGGCGCGCCGCCCGCCGGGGCGGCTGCGCGTCGGCGTGCTGACGACGCCGGTGATCGCCGAGGGTGCGCCCGTGCACCCCGCGTGCGTCGCGGCGGTCGCGGCGGTCGAGACGGAGCTGGTCGAGCTCGGCCACGACGTGTCCGAGGCACCCGTGCCGTTCCCGGCCGAGCGCTGGGACGCGTTCCGGGCGCTGTGGTCGGTCATGGCCCTCCAGGCTCCCGTGCCGCCCGAGCGGGAGGACCTGCTCGTCCCGCTCACCCGCTGGCTGCGCGAGCAGGGTCGCGCGGTGTCCGGCCTCGACTACGCGCAGGCGGTGTCGGCGGTGCAGGCGCTCACGCGCGAGATCGCGCGGACCTGGGCCGGCTTCGACGTCATCGTGTCACCGACCTTCGCCCAGCTTCCCGCGCCGCTCGGCTCGCTGCGCGACGACGCAGACCCGGGGGGCGACTTCGCGGCGCAGACCCGCTTCACGCCGTGGACGAGCGTGTGGAACCTGTCGGGCCGTCCGGCGATCTCCCTGCCGGTGACGGTCTGGGACGACGACGGCACCCAGCTCCCGGTCGGTGTCATGCTCGGCGCCCGGTTCGGGCGCGAGGACGTGCTGCTCGGGCTCGCGGGAGCCCTCGAGGAGATCTTCGGCTGGCGGGACAGGCGGCCGCCGGTCGCGTGAGGGCGACGGCGGGAGCGCGAGCAGGTCGGACGCTTCCCGACGCTCAGGCGCCGGCGGTCTGCTGGACGTGCGCGACGATCGAGCGCGCCCACTCGCGCACCGCGTCCATGTCGCGGCGGTCGCCCTGCTTGCCGCGGGCCGCGGCGATGATCGCGCGCTCGGCGAAGTTGAGGACGTTGAGGTCGAGACGCCCGGAGAAGTGCCGGTGCGCGACGGCGCCGGACGCGATCATCCGCTCGTGCGTCTCCGCGGGTCGGTTCGAGCCCTTCGCGGGGGCGTCGGCGAGCCCGGACGAGAAGAGCCAGACGGTCTTGGTCTGCAGCTCGGCGGTCAGGCGTTCGACGAGCTCGCGCGCCTCGGGGAGCCAGCGGCCGGTGTAGATCGCGGACCCGACGATCACGACGTCGTACTCCGCGACCGAGGTGACGTCCTCCGGGACGATGAGGTCGCACTCGATGCCGTGCTCCCGGATGGTGTCGGCGACGACCTCGCCGATCTCCAGAGTCGCGTTGTGGCGGGACGCCACAGTCACGAGTGCCCTCATTGGTTTCTCCTCACAGATGCCGAATGGATACGACCCCTCGCATTCCGTATCCATCCTCACCGCGCGGCACGTCGGCTTTGTGGGCCGTATGTCCCGACGCACAGTGACGTCGGTCGCGTCGGGAACGCCCACCCGCTGGCGGCCTCACCCGCCCACCCTCCCGAGCACGTCGTCACAGGTCGAGCTTGCGACCCCCGGTGGAGCTGCGCGGCTGCCCAGGGCGAGGTGGCGGCGTGGGCATCCAGCGCGTCGGCTCAGGCTCGACGTCAGGGACTCCGTCGAACGGCACGCCCCCGGGCGGGCCGGGCCGGGTCGGCGGCAAGGGCTCGAGGACACGCCGGGACGCGGCGGGGTCGACCGGCGGGGCCGGACGGGGCGGTGGCGGCGCCTGCGGCACAGGCGCCACCTGGCCGGCGGGCTCCTCGGTCCCCGTGTAGACCTGCGGGAACGACGCCGCGAGACGCGGGTCGTACCCGTCGGGCACGGCCGACGTCGGCAGGTGCGACGTCGGGAACCTTGACGCCTGCCCCGGCCGAGCGCCGCGCGCCTGCGCCGCCGCGATCATGCTGACCTCGACGCCGACCTCGCGCCGTGCGATCCGCTCGAGCCTGCGCTGGTTCATCGCCCACGCATGGACGACCGACGTGACCCGGAGGATCCAGATGATCGACGACACGGCGATCTCGTCGGCGGTGCCGAAGAAGAGCCCCGCCCCGCCGAGGGTCCCGCCGCCGACGGCGACGAGGCCCCAGACCCACGCCCAGAGCTCGTAGCGCCCCTTGTCACCGTCGTCGTCAAGGTTGGCGCGCATCCAGAACCAGACGAACGTGAGGGTCCCGAGCGACAGCAACGGTACGAGCAGGAGCCAGCTCTTCGGGCGCGTCCAGGACGTGTCGGCGAGCCGCTGCTCGACGGTGCGGACGTGGTGCGGGTACATCAGAACACGACCTTCCGGCCGCCGCCGTCAGGGCCTGCGTCGAGGGGCGAGATGCCGTGCGGGCCGATCGGCGCGAGCGGCTCGTCGGAGACGGTCGCAGCGACCGCGCGGCTCGCAGCCCACTCGCGGATCGTGGCGACCTGCTCGGCCTGGGTCACGGACAGCGGCACGGTCGACACGACTGCTCGCTGGAGGTCCTCGACGCGCAGCGCACGGCGTTCCGCGAACGCGTCGAAGCACGCCGCGACGACGGCCTGCTCGATCTCGGCACCCGAGAACCCGTCCGTGCCCGCGGCCAGGTCGGCGACGAGCTGTTCGGTGAGCGCGAGCTCGCCACCGAGCGCCTCGCCCTCGCGCAGCCGCTTGCCGAGGTGGAGGGACCAGATCGTGCGGCGTTCGGAGTCCGTCGGCAGGTCGACGAAGAAGATCTCGTCGAAGCGGCCCTTGCGGAGCAGCTCGGGCGGCAGCGCGTCGATCTTGTTGGCCGTCGCGATGACGAACACCGAGGAGCTCTTCTCCTGCATCCAGGTGAGGAACGTGCCGAAGACGCGCTGGCTCGTGCCGGAGTCCCCGCTCTGCGCGCTCGACGCCGAGCCGAAGCCCTTCTCGATCTCGTCGATCCACAGGATCGACGGCGCGACCGCCTCGGCGAGGCGCAGCGACGCGCGCATGTTGAGCTCGGAGGACCCGACGAGGCCGGAGAAGATCTTGCCGACGTCGAGCCGCAGGAGCGGCAGGCCCCACAGGCTCGACATGCACTTGGCGGTCAGCGACTTGCCGCAGCCGGGCACGCCCGTGATGAGCACGCCCTTGGGCGGGGAGATCCCCCAGCGGGCCGCGTCCGGGAGCCACGAGCCGTTGCGCTTCGCGAGCCAGCGCTTGAGGTTCTCGAGGCCGCCGACGTCGTCGATCGAGCCCGCCGGGGGCACGAACTCGAGGAGCGCGGACTTGCGGATCGTCTGGCGCTTCTCGTCGATCACGCGGTCGATGTCGGTGACGTCGAGGACGCGGTCGCCCGCGATCGCGCGTGCGAACGCGTTCTCGGCCTCCCAGCGGGTCAGGCCGCGGGCAGCGTGGACGAGCCGCACCTTGTCCTCGGGCGTGAGCCGGTTCTGGATGCCCGCGGCGTTGGCCTCGATGATCGCGTCGAGGACCTCCTCGATCTCGTCCGTGTCGGGCAGCGGGAGGTCGACGACGGACACGACCTTCTCGAGGTCCGGCGGCAGGTCGAGCGCCGGCGACACGATGACGAGCGTGTGCGGCACGTCGCCGACCTTGAACGCGGCGGCGACGTCGAGGATCGCGCGGACGAGGATCGCGTCGGGCGTCTGGCCGTCCGAGCCGAGGAAGTGGTGCAGGTCCTGGAAGACGAAGATCGTCGGGCGCGTCATCGCAGCGGCGGCGGCGAGCGCCGCCTCGGCGACCTGCGGACGGCCCGGGTCGCCCGGGTAGTGCAGGCCCCGGCTGACGGAGTAGCACATGACCTGGCGCGCGCTGCGGAGGGCGGTCGGGTCGGTCGCGATCGACTGGACGGCGCCGATCACGCGCTCCGCCTCGTGCGTCTCGACCACGAGCACGGGGTGCCGTGCGCGGATCAGGTCGACGAGCGTGTCCCTGAAGCCGGCGGTGCTGCCCATCCCCTGTCCCCTCCTCGCGGTGCGAGTCCCCTCCCGCACGCGTGCTGCGGGCCGCGCGTGCGGCGGCCGTCGTCAGCGCAGTCACGGTACCGCAGCGCGCAGCCGTGACGACAGCGCTCCCGGCGGTAGGTTGGCACCATGGCCACGCTCTTCACCAAGATCATCGACGGCGAGATCCCGGGGCGGTTCGTGTGGGCGGACGACCGTGCCGTCGTCTTCGCGACGATCGCGCCGATCACCGCCGGTCACGTCCTCGTCGTGCCGCGCGCGGAGGTCGCGGCGTTCACGGACGCCGACGACGACCTGCTCGCGCACCTCGTGCGTGTCGCCAAGGTCGTGGGCAGCGCGCAGAAGACGGCGTTCGGCGCGCCGCGCGCCGCCCTCCTCGTCGCCGGGTTCGAGGTCCCGCACCTGCACGTGCACGTCCTGCCCGCGTGGGGAGAGGCCGAGCTGTCGTTCGCGAACGCGCGTCCCGACACCCCGGGCGAGGAGCTCGACGCCGCGGCTGAGCGGCTGCGGGCGGCGCTGCGGGAGGCCGGCGAGGGTGCGCACGTCCCGGCGTCGCTCTCCTCGCTCGAGCCGAACGGCTGACATTCGGACAGTCAGGTGCGAGCCGGGACGAAGAACTACAGTCATCCACGTGAGTGACAAGGAAAATGCCCCGGCCCCGACCGAAGACCGTCGCCACGCACGCCACGAGCTCCCAGACGAGCTGCGTGCGGACGTCCGCCTCCTCGGCGGGCTGCTGGGCCAGGTCCTGACCGAGTCCGTCGGCCCTGACCTGCTCGAGGACGTCGAGAAGCTGCGCTCCCTGACGATCGCGGCGTACAGCGACCCGTCGCCGGACGCGATCCAGGCCGCTGCCGACCTCATCGAGACCTTCTCGCTCGAGCGTGCCGAAGAGGTCGCCCGCGCGTTCCTCTGCTACTTCCACCTCGTCAACCTCGCCGAGGAGCACCACCGTGTCCGCGTGCTGCGCCGCCGCGAGGCCGAGGGCGCCACGCACAGCGACTCGCTCGAGCACGCCGTCGCGCAGCTGCGCGACGAGATCGGCGACGAGGAGACGGCCCGCCGCATCCAGGGGCTCGAGTTCCGCCCCGTCCTCACCGCGCACCCGACCGAGGCCCGTCGGCGTGCGGTCGCCGCCGCGATCCGCCGCATCACCGAGCTGCTCGCCGCGCGCGACGCCGTCGACCTCGGCGGCATCACGCTCGCGGACAACACCCGCCGTCTGACCG
This genomic window from Flavimobilis soli contains:
- a CDS encoding carbonic anhydrase, which gives rise to MSNRIDGTAASSSVTGPISTPAEAWAALRDGNQRFVRDEMAHPSQGAGRRQELAVAQNPFAVIFGCSDSRVAAEIIFDQGLGDTFVVRTAGHVLDTTVIGSIEYGIGVLDSRLVVVLAHDSCGAVAAAAHTLATGEQATGFVRAVVDRVIPSIVNVTSRGEDVRDENMLRREHVRHTVDQLYGYSAAIRAAVDDGYVAIVGVEYTLADGRATLLEVKGDVGEKPVAA
- a CDS encoding NINE protein; the encoded protein is MTAPYQGAAASSEKLLLPAFLLAFFFGFLGAHRFYVGKIGTAVLMILTVGGFGIWTIVDLILMLVGKFSDKDGNVLTRWS
- a CDS encoding DHA2 family efflux MFS transporter permease subunit, whose translation is MTSEPTHEPSAPTASATSPGRAADAPLVDLGGRSPWSILPPLCLGFFVIMVDTTIVNIAVPTLVATFQTSLTAVGWVNSAYLLTFAVLLLVTGRLGDRYGAKTMFVSGLVVFTLSSIACGLAGSVETLIVARAVQGIGSALMTPQTMAMITRVFPPARRGAALGLWGATAGVATIAGPVLGGIFVETIGWEWIFFVNVPIGAVALWLAVTRLPRLETHTRSLDLPGVVLSVVGLFLLIFGLQEGETFEWGQVVGPITVWRMIGLGVLVTGAFLLWQKRRGADALLPLTLFTHRNFTLANVAGAVSSFAMIGIFFPLTLILQQVLGLSPLMAAMVNLPGSLVSGVVAPFAGRLSDRIPGKWVVASGFTFLAGSVFWLTLVVSPDASMWQFFPPMTVFGIGTGLLFSPLANLATSGLDRSTAGAGAGAFNMNRQVGGVLGSAAIVAMLTSRLGVEVPAAAADVAAQLPEEARAPFVEAFASSNGSAFSGGGASGLTLPESVPADLVEQVREAALTAVHAGFSTAVSQTLLLTVAVLVTGLLASLLMSRSPR
- a CDS encoding PhoH family protein; translated protein: MTDPSTRPPTVRRAPREATGAPPPGDARRTFVVDTSVLLSDPRAVLRFAEHDVVLPIVVITELEAKRHHPELGYFARSALRLLDELRVEHGGLDAPIPVGDLGGTLRVELNHVSPEVLPAGFRLGDNDSRILAVAANLGAEGHDVTVVSKDLPMRVKASAVGLTAEEYRHELVLDTGWTGMAEIDVDADQMAALWEAESVQLADLDLTSVSQPEHLVVNTGVVMHSPRGSALGRVTADKHVQLVRGDQEVFGIRGRSAEQRVAIDLLMDESVGIVSLGGRAGTGKSALALCAGLEAVLERRQHRKIMVFRPLYAVGGQELGYLPGTEAEKMNPWAEAVFDTLGAVVAREVVEEVMARDMLEVLPLTHIRGRSLHDAFVIVDEAQSLERGVLLTVLSRIGQNSRVVLTHDVAQRDNLRVGRHDGVAAVIEKLKGHPLFAHVTLNRSERSPVAALVTEILEGIDL
- a CDS encoding amidase; translation: MAELHDLTALELAAEIRDGETSPTDVVRHALDRAERLGPQVGAYVTLAPERALAEAREAEALLRAATDVDALPPLLGVPCPVKDLNAVAGVPMSAGSRALDGYVPEHDDGIVTLLNQAGTIMLGKTTTPELGLPCYTEPDGQDPARTPWDLTRSAGGSSGGAAAAVAARLVPVAQGSDGGGSIRIPASACGLVGLKPSRGRISPGPYGLDGAGLATLGFLTRDVRDTAALLDVAARPWPGDTFELPPAAQPFLEAARRPPGRLRVGVLTTPVIAEGAPVHPACVAAVAAVETELVELGHDVSEAPVPFPAERWDAFRALWSVMALQAPVPPEREDLLVPLTRWLREQGRAVSGLDYAQAVSAVQALTREIARTWAGFDVIVSPTFAQLPAPLGSLRDDADPGGDFAAQTRFTPWTSVWNLSGRPAISLPVTVWDDDGTQLPVGVMLGARFGREDVLLGLAGALEEIFGWRDRRPPVA
- a CDS encoding flavodoxin domain-containing protein gives rise to the protein MRALVTVASRHNATLEIGEVVADTIREHGIECDLIVPEDVTSVAEYDVVIVGSAIYTGRWLPEARELVERLTAELQTKTVWLFSSGLADAPAKGSNRPAETHERMIASGAVAHRHFSGRLDLNVLNFAERAIIAAARGKQGDRRDMDAVREWARSIVAHVQQTAGA
- a CDS encoding class II fumarate hydratase is translated as MTDNAVGSTPNSQEFRIEHDTMGEVRVPAAALYRAQTQRAVENFPISGSRLERGHIEALARVKKAAARANAELGVLDQDVADAIVAAADAVASGEHDDHFPVDVYQTGSGTSSNMNTNEVLATLASRSLGREVHPNDHVNASQSSNDVFPTSVHVAATAGVVRDLIPALEHLADALGAKAEEFATVVKSGRTHLMDATPVTLGQEFGGYAAAVRYGVERLQSALPRAAEVPLGGTAVGTGINTPAGFPQRVIELLVEDTALPLTEARDHFEAQSSRDGLVELSGALRTIAVSLTKICNDLRWMGSGPNTGLGEIFIPDLQPGSSIMPGKVNPVVPEAVLMVAARVVGNDATVAWAGASGSFELNVQIPVIASAVLESIRLLSTSSRVLADRTVAGITANVERARALAESSPSIVTPLNRVIGYEAAAKVAKHSVKKGITVREAVVELGFVDRGDVTEEQLDSALDVLSMTRPPQA